One Succinispira mobilis DSM 6222 genomic window carries:
- the tsaD gene encoding tRNA (adenosine(37)-N6)-threonylcarbamoyltransferase complex transferase subunit TsaD, with amino-acid sequence MKRILILGIETSCDETSICVLENGKKILANIISTQIPVHQKFGGVVPEIASREHLDHIAPVLEEALLEAKIELSEIAAIAVTYGPGLVGALLVGLSFAKGLAFALDKPLIGVNHLEGHFYANYLCHPELKPPFIALIVSGGHTSLLHVADFNNFTVLGQTQDDAAGEAFDKVARVLQLGYPGGPKVDTLAQTGTACIPFPVAKLKGIYDFSFSGLKSAVINYLHSQQQKNLPINPADVCASFQTAIVSALVEKSLLALTNHNLNRLVLAGGVSANSKLRAELELALKQIDAQLFYPSNILCTDNAAMIACRGYYLYENGIYSDLNLNANPALRI; translated from the coding sequence TTTGTGTTTTAGAAAACGGCAAAAAAATCTTAGCTAATATTATCTCTACCCAAATTCCAGTACACCAAAAATTTGGTGGTGTAGTTCCGGAAATAGCTTCCCGCGAACATCTTGACCATATAGCGCCCGTACTCGAAGAGGCTCTTTTAGAAGCCAAAATTGAATTGTCAGAAATTGCAGCTATTGCTGTTACTTACGGACCTGGTCTAGTGGGTGCGCTTTTAGTTGGACTATCCTTTGCTAAAGGACTCGCCTTTGCTTTAGATAAACCTTTAATTGGTGTCAATCACCTCGAAGGGCATTTTTACGCCAACTATCTCTGCCACCCAGAATTAAAACCACCTTTTATTGCTTTAATAGTTTCTGGCGGACACACCTCTTTACTACATGTTGCTGATTTTAATAATTTTACAGTTTTAGGACAAACTCAAGATGATGCTGCCGGTGAAGCTTTCGATAAAGTTGCCCGAGTTTTACAACTAGGATATCCTGGTGGTCCGAAAGTCGATACGTTGGCCCAAACTGGAACTGCTTGTATTCCTTTTCCTGTTGCTAAACTCAAAGGTATTTATGATTTCAGCTTTAGTGGTCTAAAATCAGCTGTTATCAACTATTTACATTCGCAACAACAAAAGAATCTCCCGATTAATCCCGCCGATGTCTGTGCTAGTTTTCAAACCGCTATTGTGAGTGCTTTGGTTGAAAAAAGCCTTTTAGCCTTAACTAATCACAATTTGAATAGGCTAGTCTTAGCTGGCGGTGTTTCTGCCAACAGTAAACTCCGCGCGGAATTAGAATTGGCACTAAAACAAATAGATGCTCAACTTTTTTATCCAAGCAATATTTTATGCACCGATAATGCCGCAATGATAGCTTGTCGCGGCTATTACTTATATGAAAACGGTATATACAGTGACTTAAACTTAAATGCTAATCCAGCTTTAAGAATTTAA